The genome window TGAATTAACAGATATGTAAATAGTTAGTTTTTCAATTTTTTGAAATTTTCAGCCACTAAATATGAAATAGAAAATAGTTTGAATTATTCAAAGCAATAACCTCAAATAATATCTTAAGCAGATTACAGCGTGCTAAAAGTTAGAATAATTATATTTTTTATTTTTTTTGGGTTGTTTTCACTTGCTTTTCAAATCGGTGCAATGTATGATGTAAGTGATGAGGAAGCAAATGCGTTTGTACAAGAATTTCTATCAAATACAAATGAAATAGATGGTATTGGGATTTTTCTAAACAACATTTCAGCAGCACTTCCAATGTTTGTTCCGGGATTCGGAATAATTTGGGGGTTATACACAGGATGGTCTACTGGGATTGGTTTTGCATCACTAGTAACGATGGCACCTGCACTAAATGAAATCATGCCACTTTCAATTTTGTACTATTCGCCATTTGGATTCATGGAATTAATGGCATACTCGATTGCAATGTCTCGCAGCTATCATATTGTAATGGTATTGGCAAAAAAGAATAATTTAAAGAAAATTATCAAACCCACAATACTAGAGATTGGAATTGTAATTGCAATTCTTATCGTTGCAGGATATTTAGAAGAGTATATGATTGGTTTGGAACTAGTTGTTTGAGAGTTTATTTGCAACAAAGGGTTGTGCGTTGTGCCATGAATAATTAAAGTAATCAAAACACCACTGATGAAATAATGGGTCTTTGCTAACAAATGCAAAACCAGCATCAAGTTTTCCATCCAAATTTGGAAATAACAAACATGATTGTTTTTCATTAAGTATTACTGCAGCGCTGACATTTTTTGTCATCATTCTTTGGATATCTCCACTGTCAATGAATTTTTTGAATTTCTTTATTACAGTATTACGTGTACTAGATACTATTGCCTTTTCATAAAATATTGATTTTATCTTAACACCCTGTGAAAGCTTGGCATGTATTGGTTTTACAAAGTCATCAAAGTATGGAACATCATAGAGTACATTGTAAATGTATTCCTCTGCTTCTTCATAGATATTTTTCCAAGACTCAAAAACATCAACATAACTCTTCAAAAGTTTGGATTCATATAGTTCTCCTAACCTAGATATGAATTTTTCAGGAATAGAATCTACGGGATGCTCCAAAAAATATTTTTTGTGATCAATAACAAATGAAAGATTAGGGGCAATTCCTAGAACCATCTGTCCTAGTGTACTTAGAACAAAACTTCCTTTGGAATTTTTTAGAATAAATCCAGATTTTTCTAACCTCTCAAGGTTTCTGTGCACCTCAGGTGTTGTCGCATCAAGGGCTTTAGCAAGCTCTGAGAGTCTGTAGGTCTTTTGATTTAGCAGTTGGATAATTCTTAGTCTTTGCTCACTTGAGATCTCTAAGAAGTATTTAGCGTATTCATCTAATTTGTGGTCCACCTTTACCATGGTATTACACTAATACAAAATGGTTATTACTGTTTATGATAAATTTACAGAGTATACCTGATAGTTGTGCTTTATTGCAGACTTGAATTGTGTAATGTGTTTAAATGAATATTTTTTGGATTTTCTTGCAATTTCAAACAAGTCGCCACCTATTACTATCTGGTTTGGAGCAGCAAAATGATTTATCTTAGAGCATAGATTCACAGTAGAGCCAAAGATATCCTTTGATGAGGATGTCTTGTAGTTTGCAATCATTAGAGGTCCATAGTCCAAACTTATCCTATACTGTATTTGTGGAATTTTTCGTTCTTTTAGAATATAGTTTATTGCTCTTGATAACTCTATGAGTTTAGCACTGCATGCTAATGCAGAATTTACCGATTCGAATTGGGGAAAATAAAATAGAATTCCATCTCCAATATTTTTTACAACTGATCCTCCATGAAACTTTATGGCATGAGCTAATGTATTATGAAAAACCGAATAGTATTGGCATGCTTGTTCTTGTGAGATTTTTGAGATGATTTTAGTAGAGTTTACCACATCTACAATTCCTACAACATTATTCTGGTAAAGATTCTCAAATGAAATCATGTCTTCGTTAATTACTCTATTTGTAACCAAATCAGCATGTTGCATGTTTGTTTGAATCATCATGTTATGAATATGGTATAATTCAATGATAAGGGGTTGTTAGCTAATCAGCTAATTTTGTATGATTCATGCAAAAAGATGGTTATATTTTACATGTCACATATTATAATCATGCTTACAAAAATTTCATGCAATGTATGCCAAAGAATGACAGGAATCAAAGTATGGGAAGATCGATACAGGGGATACAGGGGCGTTTGTAATAGATGTGAGGGGAATTGGCCAGAATCATGATGACAAAAAGGGGTTTGGCCATACAGAGTCATTTCGATGAGATGTCTTGCATGCTATTAGAGGGATACTCAAATAAGAAAATAGACTAGTCGTAAACTCATACACGACAAAAAGTATATTCAACACGCATTGAAAATCAAAGTGTGGAAGATTTTGAGCTCTTATCAGTAATTGGAAGTTTAGCTACTGCTGTTGCCACAATAATTCTAGTAGTTTTGTTATGGAGAACAATCAGGCAGATGGAGGCAACAGTAGTTCTTAGCAGAATACAAACAGAGTTTAGGTTTCGTCCTTGGATTGGTCCTGTAAATGGCATCAAGAGTATGGGTAAAAATTCAGAGGGAAGGTTTCAGTTTGATGTTACAATAAAAAATTATGGCGAGCTTCCAGCTACTAATGTAAAAGCATCATTTACATCAAGTAACAAGATGATAAAAAAGAGCGAAATTAGTTTTACAGAAGATCAGAAATTCAATCTAGGTCCATTATTGCCAACTATGGAGAAACATTTTTGGTTTTTTATAGATGAGCAGACATTTGAAAAGGCAAAAAAGTCACAGGAGGAATTGTTCATTGCAGTATCCTTTGAATATCCCATAACAGACAGAACTAGCAGCTATGCAATGATAAGTCAATACAACCCAGACTTGGATGAGTTTGTGCATATAGACATGTGGGTTACAGGAACAGATCCGACCAAAAAATAGAATCACCAATCAAATGTGTATGCATCAAATGCCTTTAGATTTTTTCCTTGCCAGATAATTTGTGTCATATCTTTTAGGTACTTTATTGTTGCAGGTGGCTCTGCATTCCACTTGTATCCTAGCTCAGTGTCAACTTTTAGGATTCTGCTTTTAATTTCGACACCTTTAGGAATCTGGAAGTTGTAAGAAAACTCCTTGCAGTTAGTTGGAATTTTGTAAGAAAATGTGCGCTCTGGCTCTTCCCAATCATACTCTATTGTAACAAATCTTTTTCGCTGTCTTGGTTTGATTGGTTTTTTGAGTTTCACGGTAAATTCTTTATGTGTGGGCTTGTTTTCAGTAAGGCTGAGAATATCTGCCTCCAATCCTGATTCATCATAGACGCGTACGTTCATGTCAGCAAAGTCTTTGGGCGTATCGCCATCAAGGTAGTAAAACACTTGATCCTTTGGGGAGTTTGACAGGTTTACAAGATTCCATCGCCATGTATGATGAACCATCATGGTCTTGGGATCTGTTACTTTAAGATCAATGCCAATTGTGTTAAACAAAAACTCGGTCTTTGATTTTAATTCCTGCTCAAATGTCTCTTGTTTTTGCAGTATCTTTTTCTTTCTTGGAGTAGATTTTTCACCAAATCCCTCTCCGTAGATATTGAAAATGTTTAGCTGCTCGCCGTGCTTTATAGAATAGTCTCCTATTGGATGCATGATTTCCTTATACTCTGGAGAGAGAACCCTGACGTCTTCGGCAAACCTAGAAGAGCAGAAAATGTTTTGATCACCTGCCAAGTCCATTACACGTCTTGTCAGAATAATACCAGGTCCCCAGACATTATCCTGGCCGTTGAGATCCTTGATTATATAGACAGGCCCAATATCTATTCCAATTCTCAAGAGTACCTTGTCATCTTTTCTCTTTTTTGTCTTGTTGTATTTGTTTAGAATTTTATGCAGTTGTATTGATAATCTTAATGGGTACTCTGGACTATCAGAGAATCCAATTGCCATTCCATCACCTGTTGGCAAAATTACTGTAGAGTTTGGATCTCGATTTTGAAATATTTCTGTTCTCTGAATAAGCTCATTTAGGACAACTACTTTTCTTGCTTGCTCTTTTGTTGGAATTGTAGGGTTTGATCCTGCCACAATGTCTGTGAAAAACCAAAAAAATGTTCTAGTAAATGCGTTGATATCCCCAATATCATCAATGTCATGACCCTTAAGTGCGTCAAGCAGGTAATCTAAAAAGTCATCAGGACAGGACTTTAAGATTTGAAAACTGTTCATTGATAGTTTTATTGGAATTTTTAGTGACTTTTTTTTTATTTGTTTTTTTATCCATTCTTTTGTTTTGTGTGATTCCTCCATTAGTGATAATATTTCAGCTTCTTTTGTGATGCGTTGCAGTTTCCTGGAATTGGAAGAAGTGTCTTGTTTTTGCATGTGATAATTTTAAAACATCATTTACTTTTCAAGATTTCTATTGGTATTGTAAAATAATAAAATACTAAAGCACTATTTTAGGATCTAGTCATCAAGTGAGTGCTCACGAATTATTCCTGCACCCTTTAGATATTCTACACTTCTTAGAAATTCCTCATCAGTTATTTTCTCATCTGCCCAAAATTTGGCAGTATTCTTAAACCAGTAAGGCAACCCAGA of Nitrosopumilus sp. contains these proteins:
- a CDS encoding ArsR family transcriptional regulator, translating into MVKVDHKLDEYAKYFLEISSEQRLRIIQLLNQKTYRLSELAKALDATTPEVHRNLERLEKSGFILKNSKGSFVLSTLGQMVLGIAPNLSFVIDHKKYFLEHPVDSIPEKFISRLGELYESKLLKSYVDVFESWKNIYEEAEEYIYNVLYDVPYFDDFVKPIHAKLSQGVKIKSIFYEKAIVSSTRNTVIKKFKKFIDSGDIQRMMTKNVSAAVILNEKQSCLLFPNLDGKLDAGFAFVSKDPLFHQWCFDYFNYSWHNAQPFVANKLSNN
- a CDS encoding adenylate/guanylate cyclase domain-containing protein gives rise to the protein MMIQTNMQHADLVTNRVINEDMISFENLYQNNVVGIVDVVNSTKIISKISQEQACQYYSVFHNTLAHAIKFHGGSVVKNIGDGILFYFPQFESVNSALACSAKLIELSRAINYILKERKIPQIQYRISLDYGPLMIANYKTSSSKDIFGSTVNLCSKINHFAAPNQIVIGGDLFEIARKSKKYSFKHITQFKSAIKHNYQVYSVNLS
- a CDS encoding stage II sporulation protein M, with product MLKVRIIIFFIFFGLFSLAFQIGAMYDVSDEEANAFVQEFLSNTNEIDGIGIFLNNISAALPMFVPGFGIIWGLYTGWSTGIGFASLVTMAPALNEIMPLSILYYSPFGFMELMAYSIAMSRSYHIVMVLAKKNNLKKIIKPTILEIGIVIAILIVAGYLEEYMIGLELVV